A section of the Enterococcus montenegrensis genome encodes:
- a CDS encoding GH36-type glycosyl hydrolase domain-containing protein: MKQIILNAGDVQAAFLPTGDLYELCSNEIMINQLDGNALDGSVNQIYLRIFDEKITAIPLIGSNTNSTFSQNENGVTWQGSVEEIRYQVDFTLSKKNIWFWTVTLKGEGQVVDVIFGQDLGNAAKGAVQSNEAYMSQYVDHKVTQQENGYIITSRQNQPQGGEFPVVEHGSLTKNRGFLTDGYQFFGTNYKTTATPQALAIDQFENEVYQYEFAYPVLQSEKMTLQGEAEVVFYGGFKSNHPKEITEALFTKEQVAAAYQKPVVLQNEQGNTRQKKIGAPLTGKKLTAAEIDALFPEKNQVEVVDGSVLSFFTPNYHHVVLQEKEEQMERATGHILLSGTDLTVDKPLLATTAYMYGIFNSQVVLGNTSMNKLMSNSRNSLNVLKHSGQRLYVKEGENWRVLTMPSAFEMGLNSATWYYQLDDDLLTITTYTIANGREIRLNCHSAIGKNYTFALTSHLLMGAQETPTYQMTQTGNQMTIKPAASSPVNSEYPDLTYYMTMDTAFSVTDESLFGVESSDLQVVVLEDVSGFESIIQGTLTGADFVETKTDLIAEDAAYVTFVDSLLHNFKLEHETADVSSMNYLSRWYVHNMLVHYLSPHGLEQYGGAAWGTRDVSQGPTEFFFAINRPEVVKDIIKKVYANQFDDDGNWPQWFMFDRYETQKADESHGDVIVWPMKIIADYLAKTADYSILQEKLPYTKRSDFHKTAESYTLFDHLKKEVQYIEDNFLAGTYLSCYGDGDWDDTLQPYDSRLKKHMASSWTVALTYQVMNKLSHVLATEDAAYSQHLEKLVAGIKTDFTKYILGTDVIPGFVYMEEDGTPELMIHPTDKKTGIQYRLLPMTRSMIAELLTPKQAQAHLAVIKENLQFPDGVRLMNRPAHYAGGVSTNFKRAEQAANFGREIGLQYVHAHIRFTEAMAKLGKTEETWRALQTINPINLKERVKNAKLRQANVYFSSSDGDFKTRYEAQENFGKLRDGSVDVKGGWRIYSSGPGIYLNQLLTNVLGLREDSKTIVLDPVLPAELDGLKVNYALADAPVAITFYTAADKKRKVVINGKVVETKIEANPYRTGGFVIDKKDFKEYLKDGNQIAIYC; the protein is encoded by the coding sequence ATGAAGCAAATCATTTTGAACGCCGGAGATGTCCAAGCGGCATTTTTACCCACAGGGGATTTATACGAGTTGTGCAGCAATGAAATTATGATTAATCAATTAGATGGTAACGCCTTAGATGGTAGCGTCAATCAAATTTATTTACGTATTTTTGATGAAAAAATCACAGCGATACCTTTAATTGGTTCAAATACTAACAGTACTTTTTCGCAAAATGAAAATGGCGTAACGTGGCAAGGTAGCGTTGAAGAAATTAGGTACCAAGTGGACTTTACCTTAAGCAAAAAAAATATCTGGTTTTGGACGGTCACATTAAAAGGTGAAGGACAAGTTGTGGATGTCATCTTTGGGCAGGATTTAGGCAACGCCGCCAAAGGTGCTGTGCAATCAAACGAAGCATACATGTCCCAATATGTTGACCACAAAGTAACACAACAAGAAAACGGCTATATTATCACTTCACGTCAAAACCAACCACAAGGTGGAGAATTTCCAGTAGTGGAACATGGTAGCTTAACGAAAAACCGCGGCTTTTTAACCGATGGCTATCAATTCTTTGGAACAAACTATAAAACTACAGCGACACCGCAAGCTTTAGCGATTGATCAATTTGAAAATGAAGTTTATCAATACGAGTTTGCTTATCCCGTATTACAATCTGAAAAAATGACTTTACAAGGTGAAGCAGAAGTAGTTTTTTACGGCGGCTTTAAAAGTAATCATCCTAAAGAAATAACAGAAGCACTTTTTACCAAAGAGCAAGTTGCTGCAGCCTACCAGAAACCAGTAGTTTTACAAAATGAACAAGGAAACACGCGTCAGAAAAAAATCGGTGCGCCTTTAACGGGGAAAAAATTAACTGCCGCTGAAATTGATGCCTTATTCCCAGAAAAAAACCAAGTCGAAGTAGTTGATGGCAGCGTGTTGTCTTTCTTTACACCAAATTATCATCACGTGGTTTTACAAGAAAAAGAAGAACAGATGGAACGGGCAACCGGCCACATTTTACTAAGTGGGACGGACTTAACTGTCGATAAACCGCTTCTAGCAACGACAGCTTATATGTACGGAATTTTCAACTCCCAAGTAGTTTTAGGCAACACTTCCATGAATAAATTAATGAGTAACAGCCGTAACAGCTTAAATGTTTTAAAACATTCTGGCCAACGCCTGTATGTAAAAGAAGGCGAGAACTGGCGTGTTCTAACCATGCCTTCTGCTTTTGAAATGGGCTTAAATTCGGCAACTTGGTATTACCAATTAGACGATGATTTACTGACAATTACGACCTATACGATTGCAAATGGCCGCGAAATTCGTCTGAATTGCCACAGTGCCATTGGCAAAAATTATACCTTTGCTTTAACGAGTCATCTTTTGATGGGAGCACAAGAAACACCAACGTATCAAATGACACAAACGGGCAATCAAATGACGATTAAACCGGCAGCAAGCTCACCTGTAAACAGTGAATACCCTGATTTGACCTATTATATGACCATGGATACAGCATTTAGCGTGACAGATGAAAGTCTCTTTGGAGTAGAATCTTCTGACTTGCAAGTTGTAGTTTTAGAAGATGTTTCAGGTTTTGAAAGTATTATCCAAGGCACATTAACAGGGGCAGATTTTGTTGAAACCAAAACGGATTTGATTGCAGAAGATGCAGCCTATGTAACTTTTGTTGACAGCTTATTACACAATTTCAAATTGGAGCATGAAACGGCAGACGTTAGCAGTATGAATTATTTGAGCCGCTGGTATGTTCACAATATGCTCGTTCACTACTTATCCCCACATGGGTTAGAACAATATGGCGGGGCTGCCTGGGGGACGCGGGATGTTTCCCAAGGTCCAACTGAATTTTTCTTTGCAATTAACCGACCAGAAGTTGTAAAAGATATTATTAAAAAGGTGTATGCCAACCAGTTTGACGATGACGGCAACTGGCCGCAATGGTTCATGTTTGATCGTTATGAAACGCAAAAAGCTGATGAAAGCCATGGGGATGTAATCGTTTGGCCAATGAAAATTATTGCAGATTATTTAGCTAAAACAGCTGATTACAGTATTTTGCAAGAAAAATTGCCTTATACAAAACGAAGTGATTTCCATAAAACGGCTGAAAGCTACACGTTATTTGACCACTTGAAAAAAGAAGTTCAATATATCGAAGATAATTTCTTAGCGGGAACGTATTTATCTTGCTATGGCGATGGCGATTGGGACGATACTTTGCAACCCTATGACAGCCGTTTGAAAAAACATATGGCCTCTAGTTGGACTGTCGCTTTAACATACCAAGTTATGAATAAGTTAAGTCACGTTTTAGCGACAGAAGATGCCGCCTACAGCCAACATTTAGAAAAACTTGTAGCTGGTATTAAAACAGACTTTACAAAATATATTTTAGGCACCGATGTTATTCCTGGCTTTGTTTATATGGAAGAAGATGGCACGCCTGAATTAATGATTCATCCAACTGACAAAAAGACCGGAATTCAATACCGTCTATTGCCAATGACTCGCAGTATGATTGCAGAATTACTAACACCTAAACAAGCACAAGCTCATTTGGCTGTGATCAAAGAAAACTTGCAATTTCCAGATGGCGTACGCTTGATGAATCGTCCTGCTCATTATGCCGGCGGTGTGAGCACTAACTTTAAACGGGCCGAACAAGCCGCTAACTTTGGGCGGGAAATTGGTTTGCAATACGTTCACGCCCACATTCGTTTTACCGAGGCAATGGCAAAATTAGGCAAAACAGAGGAAACTTGGCGGGCATTACAAACCATTAACCCAATTAATTTAAAAGAGCGGGTAAAAAATGCTAAATTACGCCAAGCCAATGTGTATTTCAGTAGTTCTGATGGCGATTTCAAAACAAGATATGAAGCACAGGAAAACTTTGGTAAACTAAGAGATGGAAGCGTTGACGTCAAAGGCGGCTGGCGGATTTATTCTAGCGGCCCGGGAATTTACTTAAATCAACTGTTAACGAATGTTTTAGGTCTAAGAGAAGACAGTAAAACAATCGTCTTAGATCCCGTTTTACCGGCAGAACTTGACGGACTTAAAGTAAATTACGCTCTAGCTGATGCACCAGTAGCAATCACTTTTTATACTGCAGCAGATAAAAAGCGCAAAGTCGTAATCAATGGTAAAGTGGTGGAAACAAAAATAGAAGCGAACCCATATCGTACCGGTGGCTTTGTCATAGACAAAAAAGACTTCAAAGAATATTTGAAAGACGGCAATCAAATTGCTATTTATTGCTAG
- the bglX gene encoding beta-glucosidase BglX yields the protein MEQAKLTALVQEMTLAEKVDQLLQLAADFYSQAAEEKTGPMTEMGLKDENIQNAGTILGLAGASEAKRIQKEYMEKNRLGIPTLLMADIIHGFRTIFPIPLALGSSWDLAAAEEMAQISAKEAAVSGLHVTFSPMVDLVRDPRWGRVMESTGEDPYLNARFAESFVKGYQGDDLKNDFTRVAACVKHFAAYGAALAGRDYNTVNMSERQLRESYLPGYKAALDAGAKLVMTSFNTVDGIPATGNKWLFRDVLRQEYDFDGVVISDWGAVKELIFHGVAADEKQAAQLAIEAGVDIEMMTTCYTHYLAELIEEGSVDEALLDEAVLRILELKNDLGLFENPYRGASVEDEKVILSPEHRQAAREIAQKSIVLLKNKADILPLNSEETVAIIGPAAASHDVLGAWSWQGKMKEAVSLLEGAQAYSSHLLVGKEEFDYFTPSQKAVAEAVSLAQKADKVVLALGEAEWMSGEAASRSDITLPKAQIALFEAVKAVNPNIIVTLYNGRPLDLNGIDEAKAIVEAWFAGTEAGNALADILWGAFNPTARLSMSFPESVGQVPIFYNCDSTGRPYESAPNEKYVSKYLDVSNYAKYPFGFGLSYSQFSYQDVVIDQTELTPENQILLTVTITNESEQTGKETVQLYIQDLVGQVVRPIKELKAFQQVVLAGKESRKVSFAITEEMLRYVHQDQRRISDAGAFLAMVGPNSRDLTAVTFNLVK from the coding sequence ATGGAACAGGCAAAATTAACTGCATTGGTACAAGAAATGACATTGGCTGAAAAAGTCGATCAGCTTTTACAATTGGCTGCCGATTTTTATTCACAGGCCGCAGAAGAAAAAACTGGTCCCATGACAGAAATGGGCTTAAAAGATGAAAATATTCAAAATGCCGGTACTATTTTAGGTTTAGCCGGAGCCAGTGAAGCCAAGCGAATTCAAAAAGAGTATATGGAAAAAAATCGCTTGGGTATTCCTACACTATTAATGGCCGATATTATTCATGGCTTTCGCACAATTTTTCCGATTCCATTGGCTCTTGGCAGCAGTTGGGATCTAGCAGCCGCAGAAGAAATGGCGCAAATTTCTGCCAAAGAAGCAGCAGTTTCTGGCTTACACGTTACCTTTTCACCAATGGTCGATTTGGTAAGAGATCCACGTTGGGGCCGGGTGATGGAATCTACAGGAGAAGATCCATATTTAAATGCCCGCTTTGCTGAAAGCTTTGTTAAAGGTTATCAAGGGGATGACTTAAAAAATGATTTCACGCGCGTTGCCGCTTGTGTAAAACACTTTGCAGCTTATGGGGCAGCTTTAGCTGGTCGGGATTACAATACTGTCAATATGTCAGAAAGACAGTTGCGGGAAAGTTATTTACCAGGTTATAAAGCTGCCTTAGATGCCGGTGCTAAATTAGTTATGACCTCTTTTAATACCGTTGACGGCATTCCTGCCACGGGGAACAAGTGGTTATTCCGTGATGTTTTACGTCAAGAATACGATTTTGACGGCGTCGTGATTTCAGACTGGGGCGCAGTAAAGGAATTGATTTTTCACGGCGTTGCCGCTGATGAAAAACAAGCGGCGCAATTAGCCATTGAAGCTGGCGTTGATATTGAAATGATGACGACCTGTTACACCCATTATTTAGCGGAATTAATTGAAGAAGGCAGTGTGGATGAAGCGTTATTAGATGAAGCTGTTTTACGCATTTTAGAATTGAAAAACGATTTGGGGTTATTTGAAAATCCCTATCGTGGTGCCAGTGTTGAAGATGAAAAGGTGATTTTATCACCCGAGCATCGCCAAGCAGCTCGTGAAATCGCGCAAAAATCAATCGTCTTATTAAAAAATAAAGCAGATATTCTACCTTTAAATTCAGAAGAAACAGTCGCAATTATTGGCCCCGCGGCTGCAAGTCACGATGTTTTAGGGGCATGGTCTTGGCAAGGAAAAATGAAAGAAGCCGTTTCACTTTTAGAAGGGGCCCAAGCGTATAGCTCACATTTATTAGTCGGCAAAGAAGAGTTTGATTACTTTACCCCAAGTCAAAAAGCTGTGGCAGAAGCCGTTTCATTGGCGCAAAAAGCCGATAAAGTTGTGTTGGCTTTAGGCGAAGCAGAATGGATGAGCGGCGAAGCGGCAAGTCGTAGCGATATTACTTTGCCAAAAGCGCAAATTGCCTTGTTTGAAGCTGTTAAAGCAGTCAATCCCAATATTATTGTGACCTTATACAATGGTCGTCCTTTGGATTTAAATGGCATCGATGAAGCCAAAGCCATTGTGGAAGCATGGTTTGCAGGTACAGAAGCTGGGAATGCCTTAGCCGATATTTTATGGGGGGCTTTTAATCCAACGGCGCGCTTGTCCATGTCATTTCCTGAAAGCGTTGGCCAAGTACCGATTTTTTACAATTGTGATAGCACGGGCCGCCCATATGAGAGTGCACCGAATGAAAAATATGTTTCAAAATATTTAGATGTCTCCAATTATGCGAAATATCCTTTTGGCTTTGGCTTAAGTTATAGCCAATTTTCTTATCAAGACGTCGTGATTGACCAGACAGAATTAACGCCAGAAAACCAAATTCTGCTCACAGTGACAATTACAAATGAAAGTGAGCAAACAGGCAAAGAAACAGTGCAGTTGTACATTCAAGATTTAGTGGGACAAGTTGTACGTCCGATAAAAGAATTAAAGGCCTTCCAGCAAGTTGTTTTAGCCGGTAAAGAAAGCCGCAAAGTTTCTTTTGCCATTACAGAAGAGATGTTGCGCTATGTCCATCAAGATCAAAGAAGGATTAGTGATGCAGGTGCCTTTTTGGCAATGGTGGGACCAAACAGCCGTGATTTAACTGCGGTAACATTTAATTTAGTGAAGTAG
- a CDS encoding carbohydrate ABC transporter permease, which translates to MTKEMQSNRRAKIAIGIALAIGAIIWMIPFVWMILSSFKTDAEIMQFPPKILPEHFSMDNFKELFGAFNFIVYLKNTLIVVAFSFLGMFFNAMAGFGFAKYNFKGREPLFYLVLATMMIPGQVTMIPVYLIMNSLKLTNTMAGIILPGLVGAYGIFLFRQFASAISNELLEAARLDGASEWYIFTRIVLPISKPVLAVQGIATFIGGWNSFLWPLIMANDEKYYTLSVGLQLLKGQYANNYSLQMAGSTFMVVPILIIFMFLQKYILEGYNVSGNK; encoded by the coding sequence ATGACAAAAGAAATGCAAAGTAACCGTCGTGCCAAAATTGCAATCGGGATTGCCTTAGCCATTGGTGCGATTATTTGGATGATTCCTTTTGTATGGATGATCCTTTCTTCTTTTAAAACAGATGCGGAGATTATGCAATTTCCTCCGAAAATTTTACCGGAACATTTTTCTATGGATAACTTCAAAGAGTTATTCGGTGCCTTCAATTTTATCGTGTATTTGAAAAATACGTTAATCGTTGTAGCCTTCTCCTTTTTAGGCATGTTCTTTAACGCTATGGCAGGTTTTGGCTTTGCCAAATACAACTTTAAAGGCCGTGAACCTTTGTTTTACTTGGTCTTAGCAACAATGATGATTCCCGGTCAGGTAACGATGATTCCTGTTTACTTGATTATGAACTCTTTAAAATTAACCAATACTATGGCAGGGATTATTTTGCCCGGCTTAGTGGGGGCATATGGGATCTTTTTATTCCGCCAATTTGCTTCCGCTATTTCCAATGAACTTTTAGAAGCTGCTCGCTTGGATGGCGCAAGTGAATGGTATATCTTCACCCGCATCGTTTTACCTATTTCCAAACCGGTGTTGGCCGTACAAGGGATTGCGACATTTATCGGTGGTTGGAATTCATTCTTATGGCCGTTGATTATGGCAAACGACGAAAAATATTACACCTTATCTGTTGGCTTGCAGTTGTTAAAAGGACAATATGCGAATAATTACTCCCTACAGATGGCAGGTTCAACCTTTATGGTCGTGCCAATTTTAATCATCTTCATGTTCTTACAAAAATATATCTTGGAAGGCTATAACGTTTCAGGAAATAAATAA
- a CDS encoding carbohydrate ABC transporter permease → MRKAKTTKAPYLFIAPALILLLLFSIIPIFVAFFISFTDMSLVGLADWSQIKFVAFKNYQDIVLDPVFLKSIKNTLFYVVFGVPVVIALSMGLALMINFGKNRIFSAFRMIFYTPAITNVVAVAVVFAYLYNPSFGFLNYLLSLLHIDAVPWLTNPVMAKISLIILGVWRAVGANMLIFLAAIQGIPKELYEAASLDGASKRQQTWYITIPSLRFSTFFVTVTTLIGWLQFFEEPFVLTNGGPLDSTTSVALFIYRNGFQLSKFGYAAAGSFILFAAIIIVTLLQFRMQRKNAENQL, encoded by the coding sequence TTGCGAAAAGCCAAAACCACCAAAGCACCATATCTTTTCATTGCTCCAGCCTTGATTTTACTTTTGCTATTTTCAATTATTCCTATCTTTGTTGCATTTTTTATTAGTTTTACTGATATGAGTCTTGTTGGGCTCGCCGACTGGTCACAAATTAAATTTGTTGCGTTTAAAAACTATCAAGATATTGTTTTGGACCCTGTTTTTCTAAAGAGTATTAAAAATACGCTCTTTTATGTGGTATTCGGGGTGCCGGTTGTTATTGCCTTATCAATGGGTTTGGCGTTAATGATTAATTTTGGTAAAAATCGAATTTTTTCTGCTTTTCGGATGATTTTTTACACACCGGCGATTACAAACGTGGTTGCCGTGGCAGTAGTTTTTGCCTATTTATATAATCCAAGTTTCGGCTTTTTAAATTATTTGTTGTCACTTTTACACATTGATGCGGTGCCATGGTTAACCAATCCGGTCATGGCAAAAATTTCCTTAATTATTTTAGGGGTATGGCGCGCAGTCGGGGCCAATATGTTGATTTTCTTGGCTGCCATTCAAGGTATTCCAAAAGAATTATATGAAGCCGCTTCACTAGATGGTGCTTCAAAACGGCAGCAAACTTGGTACATTACCATTCCGTCGTTACGCTTTTCAACGTTCTTTGTTACCGTCACAACTTTAATCGGCTGGTTGCAATTCTTCGAAGAACCATTTGTTTTAACCAATGGTGGACCGCTAGATTCTACGACTTCTGTTGCGTTGTTTATCTACCGCAATGGTTTCCAATTAAGTAAATTTGGCTATGCTGCAGCGGGATCGTTCATTTTATTTGCAGCTATCATTATCGTGACATTGCTACAATTTAGAATGCAACGCAAAAATGCAGAAAATCAATTATAA